A stretch of Rhododendron vialii isolate Sample 1 chromosome 4a, ASM3025357v1 DNA encodes these proteins:
- the LOC131323487 gene encoding protein DMP3-like has product MSLRSRPTITKQTSIPANPPESPTPHQPPPSLSQRTLTQTLTGTANLANLLPTGTLLALQLLTPTFTSGGACDSATRPMTAALLCLLALSCFLASFTDSFRSPTDGQVYYGFATFNGLWLFDSRAEPGPDSDLKKYRATLIDWVHGAASVLVFAAVAMRDKSVLSCFYPTPSREVQEVLNAAPLAVGLISSFLFMVFPTRRHGIGYPVTSTT; this is encoded by the coding sequence atgtcTCTCAGATCAAGGCCAACCATCACAAAGCAAACATCAATCCCTGCCAACCCACCGGAATCCCCCACGCCCCACCAACCTCCGCCGTCCCTATCCCAACGAACACTCACCCAAACCCTCACCGGCACCGCCAACCTGGCCAACCTCCTCCCGACAGGCACCCTCCTCGCCCTCCAACTCCTCACCCCGACCTTCACCAGCGGCGGCGCGTGCGACTCCGCCACCCGCCCCATGACCGCCGCCCTCCTCTGCCTCCTCGCCCTCTCCTGCTTCCTCGCCTCCTTTACCGACAGCTTCCGCTCCCCAACCGACGGCCAGGTCTACTACGGCTTCGCCACCTTCAACGGGCTGTGGCTGTTCGATTCCCGGGCCGAGCCGGGTCCGGATTCGGATTTGAAAAAGTACAGGGCGACGTTGATCGACTGGGTACACGGGGCGGCGTCCGTGCTGGTGTTTGCGGCGGTGGCGATGAGGGATAAGAGCGTGCTGAGTTGCTTCTACCCGACGCCGAGTCGGGAGGTTCAGGAGGTTTTGAATGCAGCGCCGTTGGCCGTCGGGTTGATTAGCAGCTTCTTGTTCATGGTTTTTCCGACGAGGAGGCATGGGATTGGTTACCCTGTTACAAGCACCACATAA